A window of the Natronomonas salina genome harbors these coding sequences:
- a CDS encoding CGCGG family rSAM-modified RiPP protein, whose amino-acid sequence MAVNDADVQPVTDRTHDNSWSANLELPQYADDEALLVEHATDAIRRTTAGHHVNLVTHKVHGHPDEYLVDALEEEFDAVTLRYVEQCGCGGHVLRATL is encoded by the coding sequence ATGGCAGTGAACGATGCAGATGTGCAACCTGTGACGGACCGAACGCACGACAACTCGTGGTCGGCGAACCTCGAGCTCCCGCAGTACGCCGACGACGAGGCGTTGCTCGTCGAGCACGCCACAGACGCGATCCGGCGGACGACCGCCGGCCACCACGTGAACCTGGTGACGCACAAGGTCCACGGCCACCCCGACGAGTATCTCGTCGACGCCCTCGAAGAAGAGTTCGACGCGGTGACGCTCAGGTACGTCGAGCAATGCGGGTGTGGTGGCCACGTCCTCCGCGCGACCCTGTAG
- a CDS encoding YIP1 family protein gives MPDSPPRTPLVKPKRYFDEADDPLPRGLAAFALYLIGTSFLMYTAVRGVVQRIQSPPVGLKRHLMNRVFEWILLSAILGCIVLLGIAAILHYGSGPPRMQGGEFHEAVAVAAWGYAPNALSVPFSYLLIRRKLDEFESSITSPEALQAQAEAMQSSGGSLHIVLSLAVIIWSVYILGHGIHSTHGINLQDGLVLAGFIGLFAFLWNFI, from the coding sequence ATGCCGGACAGCCCTCCACGAACACCATTAGTGAAGCCAAAGCGGTACTTCGACGAAGCTGACGACCCGCTACCACGAGGCTTAGCCGCATTCGCTCTGTACCTCATCGGGACATCGTTTCTCATGTATACTGCCGTCCGTGGGGTGGTTCAGAGGATTCAATCCCCTCCTGTCGGACTCAAACGCCATCTGATGAACAGGGTGTTCGAATGGATACTTCTCTCTGCCATATTGGGGTGTATTGTGCTGCTCGGTATCGCTGCTATCCTCCACTACGGGAGTGGACCCCCAAGGATGCAGGGTGGCGAGTTCCACGAGGCAGTAGCGGTGGCGGCATGGGGATATGCACCGAACGCGTTGTCCGTTCCGTTCTCATATCTGTTGATTCGCCGAAAGCTCGATGAGTTCGAGAGTAGTATCACGAGCCCAGAAGCTCTCCAAGCGCAGGCCGAAGCAATGCAGAGTTCAGGCGGTAGCCTCCATATAGTACTGTCACTCGCCGTCATCATCTGGAGTGTTTACATCCTTGGACATGGGATTCATTCGACGCACGGCATAAATCTCCAGGATGGCCTTGTGCTCGCTGGATTCATTGGCCTGTTCGCGTTCCTCTGGAACTTCATCTAA
- a CDS encoding DNA-binding protein, translating into MSNDSDPKAVKQALSDAIDAFNEQGRGLPTYEEDIDTTTDWKTQLTKGCRLLRAVDEIPGDKFYTANIELCFGAIERSLEAFALSEGGDELSDFHDHTYCYERVTALGLLSRETADQLKGLYNENRTDSYYGGKQPTEEQAEAIQRLASEFHRYVTDQVQEGGVCTCDR; encoded by the coding sequence ATGAGTAACGATTCCGATCCGAAAGCGGTCAAGCAAGCCCTCTCAGACGCAATTGACGCGTTCAATGAACAGGGACGAGGGTTACCGACCTATGAAGAAGATATCGACACTACTACCGATTGGAAGACGCAGTTAACCAAGGGATGCAGACTGCTTCGAGCAGTCGATGAAATCCCGGGGGATAAGTTCTATACTGCGAATATTGAGCTCTGCTTCGGCGCGATAGAGCGATCGTTAGAGGCTTTTGCCCTTTCCGAAGGAGGAGACGAACTATCTGATTTCCACGACCACACATATTGCTACGAGCGAGTAACTGCTCTCGGACTCCTCTCACGAGAGACCGCAGACCAACTCAAGGGCCTCTACAACGAAAATAGGACAGATAGCTACTATGGCGGAAAGCAACCGACAGAGGAACAAGCGGAAGCGATCCAGCGACTAGCAAGCGAATTTCACCGCTACGTTACGGACCAGGTGCAGGAAGGTGGCGTCTGTACGTGCGACCGATGA
- a CDS encoding formate/nitrite transporter family protein, which produces MSDVNDDETDDELRESLDRAASGAPAAGWAVRDRFSANEIFERILASAAQEIGAPKQQLFFSGLAAGFAIVLTFLGHIVGVEMFPDNRFLSSILYPVGFIYIILGHYQLYTENTLPPVGLVLARLASLPLLMRVWGVVLIGNIVGAGLGAYLLVYGGVLSPEAVQTGTTFVSGGLDHEWWSIFNRALFAGWLVAGVVWLDHAARDTISRLFIIYISFYLIAAADLYHVITAAAEAFYFLLTTDSGVFVVFSQYWLPIFLGNTIGGVFLLTLVNYAQTEQSRYPGIRELTMRELLFSWRGGTEAGPSAETGDTTTDTES; this is translated from the coding sequence GTGAGTGACGTAAATGACGATGAAACGGATGACGAACTCCGTGAGTCGCTCGACCGGGCCGCATCCGGGGCTCCAGCCGCGGGGTGGGCCGTTCGGGATCGCTTCTCGGCGAACGAGATCTTCGAACGGATTCTGGCCAGTGCCGCCCAGGAAATCGGGGCCCCGAAACAACAACTGTTTTTCAGCGGCCTGGCCGCCGGCTTCGCCATCGTCCTCACCTTCCTCGGGCATATCGTCGGGGTGGAGATGTTCCCCGATAATCGGTTCTTGAGCTCGATCCTCTATCCCGTTGGATTCATCTACATCATCCTCGGCCACTATCAATTGTATACCGAGAACACGTTACCCCCCGTCGGCCTCGTCCTCGCTCGCCTCGCCAGTCTGCCACTCCTGATGCGCGTCTGGGGGGTTGTATTGATCGGCAACATCGTCGGAGCGGGACTCGGTGCGTACTTGTTGGTGTACGGTGGGGTCCTTTCGCCGGAGGCAGTCCAGACCGGGACGACGTTCGTCAGTGGCGGCCTCGATCACGAATGGTGGTCGATCTTCAACCGGGCGCTGTTCGCCGGGTGGTTAGTCGCCGGTGTTGTCTGGCTCGATCACGCCGCACGAGATACGATCTCGCGGTTGTTCATCATCTATATTTCCTTCTATCTGATCGCCGCTGCCGACCTCTATCACGTGATTACGGCTGCGGCTGAAGCGTTCTACTTTCTGCTAACCACTGACTCGGGCGTTTTCGTCGTCTTCTCTCAGTACTGGTTGCCGATCTTCCTCGGCAATACTATCGGCGGCGTGTTTTTGCTTACACTGGTGAACTACGCTCAAACCGAGCAATCGCGGTACCCTGGTATCCGGGAACTCACGATGCGCGAATTACTGTTCAGTTGGCGCGGAGGGACAGAGGCAGGACCGTCAGCCGAAACAGGCGATACTACCACTGATACTGAGTCCTGA
- a CDS encoding DUF2061 domain-containing protein: MMMPNLVSRTAIQSQKRAIVKTILYRIFMMLITMIVAWLIVGNINDAINIGIITNILKTITYYTYERLWDHIPWGIKD; the protein is encoded by the coding sequence ATGATGATGCCGAATTTGGTATCGCGGACAGCTATCCAATCTCAGAAACGGGCTATCGTCAAAACGATCCTCTATCGGATATTTATGATGCTCATCACGATGATCGTTGCCTGGCTGATCGTTGGTAATATCAATGATGCTATAAATATTGGAATAATAACTAACATACTAAAGACTATAACATATTACACGTATGAACGACTATGGGACCACATTCCGTGGGGAATCAAGGACTAG
- a CDS encoding response regulator, with translation MAEPTQGRPIDILLVEPNPGDVRLTKEAFKDGRIRNDLHVVNNGQDALDYLEGQGEYEGRPRPDIVLLEINLPDMDGMDILTAIKESEKLETIPVIILSSSEAGEEIVRGYQLQANAYMTKPPDPDEFIQKIRTLANYWIQVVELPADCGL, from the coding sequence ATGGCCGAACCCACCCAAGGGCGACCGATAGATATTCTCTTAGTTGAGCCGAATCCCGGTGATGTCAGGCTGACCAAGGAGGCGTTCAAAGACGGGCGTATCAGGAACGATTTACACGTCGTCAATAACGGCCAAGACGCGCTCGACTATCTTGAGGGCCAGGGGGAGTATGAGGGCCGCCCGAGACCCGATATCGTTCTCTTGGAAATCAATCTCCCGGACATGGATGGGATGGATATTCTCACGGCGATCAAGGAATCTGAAAAGTTAGAGACGATTCCAGTGATAATTCTCTCTTCGAGCGAAGCTGGGGAGGAAATCGTGCGGGGATACCAGCTCCAAGCGAACGCCTATATGACGAAGCCGCCGGACCCGGACGAGTTCATCCAGAAGATACGGACGCTGGCGAATTACTGGATACAGGTTGTCGAATTACCGGCCGATTGTGGATTGTAG
- a CDS encoding DoxX family protein, protein MSSPADAHTRYNQLRSTIGGVTVEGQAHSLSAWFVLALRLVIGIAFLYSGVEKVLGGFSAGGYLGNVAATNGNPLEGLFLWMSQTPWFVEFVNVAVPWGEVAIGLGIIVGLLTRLAAFFGAFMMLLFYFGNWDMAHGPINSDFMYMLVFLSVAAFGAGRILGLDQYVEQYEIDGQPLIERYPRLGLLLG, encoded by the coding sequence ATGAGTTCCCCAGCTGATGCACACACCCGGTATAACCAACTCCGATCGACCATCGGTGGCGTCACCGTCGAGGGACAAGCCCACTCGCTCAGCGCCTGGTTTGTCCTCGCGTTACGCCTCGTCATCGGGATCGCGTTCCTCTACTCCGGCGTCGAGAAAGTCCTCGGTGGATTCTCCGCCGGGGGGTATCTCGGGAACGTCGCGGCGACGAACGGGAATCCCCTGGAGGGGCTGTTCCTCTGGATGAGCCAGACCCCCTGGTTCGTCGAGTTCGTCAACGTTGCCGTTCCGTGGGGCGAAGTCGCCATCGGCCTCGGCATCATCGTCGGGTTGCTGACTCGACTGGCCGCGTTCTTCGGCGCGTTCATGATGTTGTTGTTCTACTTCGGGAACTGGGATATGGCACACGGCCCCATCAACAGCGACTTCATGTACATGTTGGTGTTCCTCTCGGTGGCCGCCTTCGGCGCTGGTCGCATCCTCGGCCTCGATCAGTACGTCGAACAGTACGAGATCGACGGCCAACCCCTCATCGAGAGATACCCACGGCTTGGCCTCCTTCTGGGCTGA
- a CDS encoding OsmC family protein: MATTQPTETVKNGVDLEEFHEFVEYATENPEAVQFELGARAISEGRLFHSLAKVDAYTLGGEEIKRETREYTLPMGAWKEVEDVSGFIDPTDRMEPIEVALAAMTACVNVAVGVTALANDIELDDFETTVRVDFDPRVILTIHDVDHSEETFGDIDVEITVEGEDLSEEDVELLTAGAQRSPVWNLMRLAHEMEPVVSVGLPSPTAD, from the coding sequence ATGGCAACAACGCAACCAACAGAGACCGTGAAGAACGGGGTGGACCTCGAGGAGTTCCATGAATTCGTCGAGTACGCGACCGAGAATCCAGAGGCCGTACAGTTCGAGCTCGGCGCTCGGGCCATCTCGGAGGGCCGACTGTTCCACAGCCTCGCGAAAGTGGACGCCTACACACTCGGTGGCGAGGAGATCAAACGCGAGACCCGCGAGTACACGCTCCCGATGGGCGCCTGGAAAGAGGTCGAGGACGTCTCCGGCTTCATCGACCCGACCGACCGCATGGAACCGATCGAGGTCGCGCTCGCGGCGATGACCGCCTGCGTGAACGTGGCCGTCGGCGTGACCGCACTCGCCAACGATATCGAACTCGACGACTTCGAGACCACCGTTCGAGTCGACTTCGACCCCCGTGTGATCCTCACGATCCACGACGTCGACCACTCCGAGGAGACCTTCGGCGATATCGACGTCGAGATCACCGTCGAAGGTGAGGACCTCTCGGAGGAGGACGTGGAGCTACTGACGGCGGGCGCACAGCGCTCGCCGGTCTGGAACCTCATGCGGCTCGCTCACGAGATGGAGCCCGTCGTCAGCGTCGGCTTACCGTCGCCGACTGCCGACTGA
- a CDS encoding DUF7344 domain-containing protein yields MSGKTRNEEQAAMDGDRAGVDAAIDALGHRHRRQLLDHLADQDDAIDLTEAAHTLAASDRLSVEDLRFDLYHLHLPKLEGLGLVEFDEGSKEIRYRPDVRVEALLETIDEWW; encoded by the coding sequence ATGTCAGGGAAAACGAGGAACGAAGAGCAGGCCGCGATGGACGGCGATAGAGCCGGCGTCGACGCGGCGATCGATGCCCTCGGACATCGACATCGGCGACAGCTGCTCGACCATCTCGCCGACCAGGACGATGCAATCGACCTGACAGAGGCGGCGCACACGTTGGCTGCCTCGGATAGACTGAGCGTGGAGGATCTGCGGTTCGACCTCTATCACCTCCATCTGCCGAAACTCGAGGGGCTCGGACTCGTCGAGTTCGACGAGGGGAGCAAAGAGATTCGCTACAGACCGGACGTGCGCGTGGAGGCACTTCTCGAAACGATCGACGAGTGGTGGTGA
- a CDS encoding transposase — protein sequence MLLPVDTPMLEFKYEHEWSGRMVVEARRTVRIPLEVPAERIDDLHATSHWYRYCQNRTATYCWPTRPTRPSDLTTNTREVERTLYDRLREETAGLHSNLVQKAIKDAVAAVSSCQTHWKNGDRISKPSFDARTDGSYAMTYDKRAATFQKYTVSLATVNGRVQCRYRLPTELAGTPYERYVLDRRWSFSTSKLVYDGEQFWLHAVLKRTYTDASTSSTPRSDTPEDLTRVLGVDVNVDGYTAVTSVGGFHGNADALTHRRQAYETLRAELQQTGTQSAHRRLQARRGVERRYYTQYCHDVANEIVADAVRVGATHVVFEDLTRIRDHISNRPKSQQWLFRQIQTYTAYKLAEHRIDVERVDPRETSIACSRTDCECSDDESRAGKEFRCVDCGYAVNADYNAAKNIGLRFLEASESIPTGHTCSSGRATSQLALMSGTLTPAGEFVSREWVSTDKPTASAVGR from the coding sequence ATGTTGCTGCCGGTCGACACCCCGATGCTGGAGTTCAAATACGAACACGAGTGGAGTGGACGTATGGTCGTGGAGGCCCGTCGCACTGTCAGGATTCCACTCGAGGTGCCGGCTGAGCGTATTGACGACCTGCATGCGACCAGCCATTGGTACCGTTACTGTCAGAACCGCACTGCGACGTACTGTTGGCCGACTCGACCGACTCGACCGTCTGATCTCACGACGAATACTCGCGAGGTCGAACGCACACTCTACGACCGGTTGCGCGAGGAGACGGCAGGGTTACACAGTAATCTCGTCCAGAAAGCGATCAAAGACGCGGTCGCTGCCGTCTCCTCGTGTCAAACCCATTGGAAGAACGGCGACCGTATCAGTAAACCGAGCTTCGATGCCCGTACGGACGGCTCGTATGCGATGACCTACGACAAGCGCGCCGCCACCTTCCAGAAGTATACGGTGTCGTTGGCGACCGTCAATGGCCGAGTACAATGTCGCTACCGCCTGCCAACGGAGTTGGCCGGGACGCCGTATGAGCGATACGTCCTCGATCGACGATGGTCGTTTTCGACGTCGAAGCTCGTCTACGACGGCGAGCAGTTCTGGCTACACGCCGTCCTGAAGCGCACCTATACCGACGCATCGACGTCGTCGACGCCACGTTCAGACACGCCCGAGGACTTGACGAGAGTCCTCGGCGTGGACGTCAACGTCGACGGCTACACGGCGGTGACGTCGGTCGGCGGCTTCCACGGGAACGCCGATGCACTCACCCATCGCCGACAGGCCTACGAAACGTTACGGGCGGAACTCCAGCAGACGGGCACCCAGAGCGCACACCGTCGACTCCAGGCTCGGAGGGGCGTCGAGCGGCGATACTATACACAGTACTGCCACGACGTCGCGAACGAGATTGTAGCAGACGCCGTTCGCGTCGGGGCGACCCATGTCGTGTTTGAAGACCTCACCCGTATTCGGGACCATATCTCGAATCGACCGAAATCCCAGCAATGGCTGTTCCGTCAAATCCAGACCTACACCGCGTACAAGCTAGCGGAACACAGGATCGACGTCGAGCGAGTGGATCCTCGGGAGACGAGTATTGCGTGCAGCCGGACGGATTGCGAGTGTAGTGACGACGAGAGTCGAGCGGGCAAGGAGTTTCGGTGCGTGGATTGCGGGTACGCGGTGAACGCGGACTACAACGCGGCGAAGAACATCGGGTTGCGCTTCCTCGAAGCGTCTGAATCCATCCCGACGGGCCACACGTGTTCGTCCGGGAGGGCTACCAGTCAGCTGGCCCTGATGTCGGGGACGCTCACGCCCGCTGGCGAGTTTGTCAGCCGGGAGTGGGTGTCCACCGACAAGCCCACCGCTTCAGCGGTGGGTCGCTGA
- a CDS encoding CopG family ribbon-helix-helix protein has protein sequence MRTSFSIPDEVIAEFDTVWQDQGLESRSRAVREAMLEYIESHSQLEAMTGEVVSLVGFDYRHHDVIAELHAVQHEYQDVILNTSHTHQGEWCLESLFCRGPANRVRELTYRLRDFDGVRRVKVMVIQDTVEDS, from the coding sequence ATGCGAACGAGTTTCAGTATTCCCGACGAGGTCATCGCCGAGTTCGATACGGTCTGGCAAGACCAGGGCCTGGAGTCCAGGTCTCGGGCCGTGCGTGAGGCGATGTTGGAGTACATCGAATCCCACTCGCAGCTGGAGGCGATGACCGGTGAGGTCGTCTCGCTCGTCGGGTTCGATTACCGCCACCACGACGTGATCGCGGAGCTGCACGCGGTACAACACGAGTACCAGGACGTGATCTTGAACACGAGCCACACCCATCAGGGCGAGTGGTGTCTGGAATCGCTGTTCTGTCGAGGGCCAGCGAACCGAGTTCGAGAACTGACCTACCGGCTCCGGGATTTCGACGGCGTGCGCCGTGTGAAAGTGATGGTGATCCAGGATACGGTCGAGGATTCGTGA
- a CDS encoding winged helix-turn-helix domain-containing protein — MQFMTDDWNLIGFVIASRYRKLVIQELSDHPSTPSQITERTDATMASISHALSQLREKDCIELLVDEDRRKGRVYGLTDTGERVWKDLREQEYL; from the coding sequence ATGCAGTTCATGACCGACGATTGGAATCTCATCGGGTTCGTCATCGCCTCGCGATACCGGAAGCTGGTCATCCAGGAATTGAGCGACCACCCGTCGACCCCCTCACAGATAACCGAGCGGACGGACGCAACCATGGCCAGCATCAGCCACGCCCTCTCGCAATTACGGGAGAAGGATTGCATCGAACTCTTGGTCGACGAGGACCGTCGGAAAGGCCGCGTTTACGGTCTCACCGACACCGGGGAACGAGTCTGGAAAGACCTCCGTGAACAGGAGTATCTGTGA
- a CDS encoding tyrosine-type recombinase/integrase: MTDDLEPIDPHDAIEWYLEDKRDEYSDSTVEAQSYRLAIFADWLVDERDIENLNEITGRDLMRYKTWRGQNLAKASLKGQLATVRVFLRWSSQIDAVPERLYEKVQLPTMGKSEGSRDVMVDGDEARQIRAYLSEFRYASLWHTYVELLLSGLRVGSIHSLDVPDYDPEEQSLQVVHRPETGTTLKNGEEAERKIAITDKAATVIDDWLAHQRPDVEDDYGREPLLATSQGRAAKQTLRSISYKITRPCFYSSECPDDREIESCEARVRGGDSANKCPSSKSPHPWRRGTITRMLRKTDAPDRAVSGRFDVAPDVIDKHYDRRSEEEKMESRRKWAEDLDEE, encoded by the coding sequence ATGACCGACGATCTCGAACCGATCGATCCGCACGACGCAATCGAATGGTACCTCGAAGACAAACGCGATGAATACTCCGACTCAACGGTCGAGGCCCAGAGCTACCGACTCGCCATCTTCGCCGACTGGCTCGTCGACGAGCGAGACATCGAGAACCTCAACGAGATTACCGGCCGCGATCTCATGCGGTACAAGACCTGGCGTGGACAGAACCTCGCCAAAGCCAGCCTGAAAGGCCAACTCGCAACTGTCCGTGTCTTCCTCCGCTGGTCATCCCAGATCGACGCGGTTCCGGAACGACTCTACGAGAAAGTCCAGCTCCCCACCATGGGGAAGAGTGAGGGAAGCCGAGACGTGATGGTCGACGGCGATGAAGCGCGACAGATCCGAGCCTACCTCAGCGAGTTCCGGTACGCCTCACTGTGGCACACCTACGTTGAGCTGCTCCTTTCAGGGTTACGCGTCGGCTCGATCCACTCACTGGACGTACCCGACTACGATCCAGAGGAACAATCCCTCCAAGTTGTCCACCGTCCCGAGACGGGGACCACGCTGAAGAACGGCGAAGAGGCAGAGCGCAAAATCGCCATCACGGACAAGGCAGCGACAGTCATCGATGACTGGCTCGCCCATCAGCGGCCGGATGTCGAAGACGATTACGGCCGAGAACCCCTCTTAGCAACCAGTCAGGGAAGAGCCGCCAAACAAACGCTTCGCAGCATCTCTTACAAGATCACTCGACCATGCTTCTACAGCAGTGAGTGCCCGGACGATCGAGAAATCGAGTCCTGTGAAGCCAGAGTACGTGGAGGGGATAGCGCGAACAAATGTCCTTCATCAAAAAGTCCCCACCCGTGGCGGCGAGGAACCATCACCCGGATGCTCCGCAAGACAGACGCGCCCGATCGGGCAGTGTCAGGCCGGTTCGATGTTGCTCCCGACGTCATCGACAAACACTACGACCGGCGCTCAGAGGAAGAGAAGATGGAATCGAGACGGAAGTGGGCTGAGGACCTCGACGAGGAGTAG
- a CDS encoding polymer-forming cytoskeletal protein, which yields MADAEITRSEFITLVTTSVTIGLAGCSGSGEDPGAGSDEDVEVESEHDSDISTDGSVTVADEATVKGGIDAGGHVDIGKKADIDGSIEAGEMVTIRKNAHIGGDVSGATVDIAESATVIGNVQKTG from the coding sequence ATGGCGGACGCTGAGATCACTCGCAGCGAATTCATCACTCTAGTGACGACGTCGGTAACGATCGGTCTCGCTGGCTGTTCCGGTAGCGGTGAAGACCCGGGAGCGGGGAGCGACGAGGATGTCGAGGTTGAATCCGAGCACGACAGCGATATCTCGACGGATGGCTCGGTGACCGTGGCAGATGAGGCGACCGTGAAGGGCGGAATCGACGCCGGCGGCCACGTGGATATCGGCAAGAAGGCCGATATCGACGGCAGTATCGAAGCGGGCGAGATGGTGACGATCCGGAAGAACGCTCACATCGGAGGGGACGTCAGTGGTGCAACAGTCGATATCGCCGAAAGTGCAACCGTTATCGGGAATGTTCAGAAGACGGGATAG
- a CDS encoding nucleotidyltransferase domain-containing protein — protein sequence MTRNANSVSIEGPCITLDIPAQDSSIFRSETIDNLLVFLGRHPDEAFSITDLADATEHSRPSITKSVDVLSSNDLVIEKRDGQRRLVQINRERLSVPDDPYLQIPQREFHEPIKAATEAVVDELGGVIAVVLYGSVARGDADRRSDIDLWVLVEDDRMANQRRANQVRQTLEEDTFDGQRYSYDIDVEVLQAVPNYVTELQEIVHEGLTLYESEEFATVKSLILHGEADE from the coding sequence ATGACAAGGAACGCGAACAGTGTATCAATAGAAGGACCCTGCATCACGCTCGATATACCAGCTCAGGACAGCAGTATCTTCAGAAGCGAGACTATTGACAATTTGCTCGTGTTTTTAGGTCGTCATCCAGACGAGGCGTTTTCGATTACAGACCTCGCAGACGCAACCGAGCATTCACGGCCCAGTATCACCAAATCAGTAGATGTCCTCTCCAGCAACGACCTCGTCATCGAAAAACGAGACGGACAACGCCGACTAGTACAGATTAACCGGGAACGGCTCTCAGTCCCTGATGATCCGTACCTTCAGATACCTCAGAGAGAGTTCCACGAACCGATAAAGGCCGCTACAGAAGCGGTAGTAGACGAGCTAGGAGGAGTAATCGCCGTCGTTCTGTACGGGAGTGTTGCGCGTGGTGACGCCGATCGACGAAGCGATATTGACCTGTGGGTCTTGGTCGAAGACGACCGAATGGCGAACCAACGGCGAGCAAACCAGGTTAGACAGACCCTCGAAGAGGATACTTTCGATGGCCAACGCTACAGCTACGACATCGACGTCGAAGTGCTCCAAGCAGTTCCGAACTACGTAACAGAACTGCAAGAAATCGTCCACGAGGGACTCACTTTGTACGAATCCGAGGAGTTTGCCACGGTGAAGAGTCTGATACTACACGGGGAGGCAGATGAGTAA
- a CDS encoding tyrosine-type recombinase/integrase — protein MSAEDSQTEVSLSNDENDSVLDGRQSAVLEDGDSIDRIHVMEQYDAYEPCGALTGQYDLEDVSPAEAIQDFIDSKQYRVGESSIETYESKLNQFLEFCEEQNLHSMSNLNGRLLSDWEQHRASNVAATTLEKDLEVLKQCLTHAATVGFIEPQIVSAIDPTKLDIGVEDEVRLDPIDWGRAKSIVESAGQIRYGSREHTIVSLFLYTGMRLGTLRSLDRDDFYIDGETAYLKPKHKPAKGTALKNGEGGERPIWLPLKAANVLSHYLDCNHPEVRDEFGRMPLIGTTSGRPQPSTFRRDVYAMSLPCVVNNSACPIEPDERPEDAKNVAQCPAESRKNNASKCPESVSPHQLRSTHITKLRDEGLPFWLIMQRCNVSMSVLRKHYLERPEKEKFEDRTVFLDIADFG, from the coding sequence ATGAGCGCAGAAGATAGTCAGACAGAGGTATCTCTGTCGAACGATGAGAATGACAGCGTATTGGACGGTAGACAGTCTGCGGTACTCGAAGACGGGGATTCCATCGATCGCATTCATGTGATGGAACAGTACGACGCTTACGAGCCGTGCGGGGCGCTGACTGGCCAATATGATCTTGAGGATGTCTCCCCTGCGGAGGCCATCCAGGATTTCATTGATAGCAAGCAGTATCGAGTAGGCGAGAGTAGTATTGAAACGTACGAGTCAAAGCTGAATCAGTTCCTAGAGTTCTGTGAGGAGCAGAACCTCCATTCGATGAGTAACCTGAATGGAAGGCTCCTCAGTGACTGGGAACAGCATAGAGCAAGCAACGTCGCAGCTACTACGCTGGAGAAGGATCTGGAGGTACTGAAGCAGTGTCTCACCCATGCCGCTACTGTCGGGTTCATCGAACCGCAGATCGTTAGCGCGATAGACCCGACAAAACTAGACATTGGCGTTGAAGATGAGGTCAGGCTGGACCCGATAGATTGGGGAAGGGCAAAAAGTATCGTTGAAAGTGCCGGACAAATCCGTTACGGCTCGCGTGAGCATACCATCGTGTCTCTGTTTCTATACACGGGCATGCGTCTGGGCACGCTCCGATCCTTAGATCGAGATGATTTCTACATTGACGGCGAAACTGCGTATCTCAAACCGAAGCACAAGCCTGCTAAAGGTACAGCTCTGAAGAACGGCGAAGGTGGTGAACGGCCGATTTGGCTTCCTCTGAAGGCCGCAAATGTCCTCTCTCACTACCTGGATTGTAATCATCCGGAGGTGAGAGACGAATTTGGTCGGATGCCCCTGATCGGAACGACCAGTGGCCGCCCTCAGCCTTCGACATTCAGACGGGACGTGTACGCGATGAGTCTGCCGTGTGTTGTCAATAACAGCGCTTGTCCTATCGAACCGGATGAACGGCCGGAAGATGCGAAGAACGTAGCGCAATGCCCAGCCGAATCTCGGAAAAACAACGCATCGAAATGTCCTGAATCAGTCAGTCCCCATCAGCTTCGATCGACTCACATCACGAAACTGCGAGACGAGGGGCTTCCGTTCTGGCTGATCATGCAGCGGTGTAACGTCTCGATGTCCGTCCTTCGGAAACACTACTTAGAGAGACCTGAGAAGGAAAAGTTCGAAGACAGAACCGTCTTCCTCGACATCGCTGATTTCGGGTAG